The genomic stretch GTCTTTTAGCTTATAACCTTTTTGGACAACTTCAACAACTTTTCCTTTTTTATCTTCTGAAGCCACCATAGAAACAGCCTCATGAAGATCAGTGTCAAAATCATTGCCTAATGAATCAAGTGGTTCTAAGCCTCTTCGCTTCAAAGTATTTATAAGCTTATTATAAATAAGATTGTAACCTTCTTTAACAGAGTCTATATCGTCAGAAACTTCTAAACTTGACAATGCTCTTTCAAAATCATCAACAACAAGCAACAAATCTGATATTATGTCAGCTCCTGCAGAATTTATTAAATCAAAACGTTCTTGTCTTGTTCTTTTTTTATAGTTATCAAATTCTGCAAAAAGCCTAGTATATTTATCCTTCCATTCTTCAATTTGATTTTTATAATCATCTATCTCTTTTTGAAGGTCATCATGCTCATTCTCGCTAGAATTATTTTTATCAGATTGGTCTTTTTGTTCAGTATTGCATGTTTTTGCCTCTTCATCTATACGATTATCGTTAATTTCGTCCATTTTATTCTTCTTTTTCACAAATTTTATCATATTTAAATATTACACACGCACACTTGTCAAAAAGTTTGCCACTACATTATTATATGTCTTTTTGTCAGTCAGAAAATTTACTTATGTCTATGCCAAGAGTATTTGTAATTTCTAATAATTCATCCCAAACTTGAGGCTTAATATTAATTCCGTCTTTTTTATTTTTAATAGTATTGGCTATTTCAATTTCTCCCGGAATAATTACCCTATCATGACCTTTTACAGTTTTAGAATTTCTAAAAGTTCTTATCCATAAATCTAAATATTCTTTAACTTCATTTGCAGGTCTGAAACCGTCTAGACGAATTGCGCCAAAGAAATGTCCCAATCCTTTACCTGGAGCACCTGGTTTTGGCTCTAAATAAGCAACCTGAGGTGGAACAAAAGGTCCGAAATTAGCTCCTGACAATACTGCTGACAAAATATCAACCATTGCTCCCAAGCAAAAACCTTTACTACTTGATTGACCACCCAAAGGTATAATAGTTCCACCTCTTCTTAAAACAGATGGATCATCAGTTTCATTTCCTTCTGCGTCTTGGATAAGTCCAAGAGGAGCTTTTTTACCTTCTTTTTCCAACAATTCAATCTTACCACGAGGAACTGAAGTTGTAGCTAAATCC from Bacteroidales bacterium encodes the following:
- the grpE gene encoding nucleotide exchange factor GrpE: MDEINDNRIDEEAKTCNTEQKDQSDKNNSSENEHDDLQKEIDDYKNQIEEWKDKYTRLFAEFDNYKKRTRQERFDLINSAGADIISDLLLVVDDFERALSSLEVSDDIDSVKEGYNLIYNKLINTLKRRGLEPLDSLGNDFDTDLHEAVSMVASEDKKGKVVEVVQKGYKLKDKVLRYAKVVVGN
- a CDS encoding Ldh family oxidoreductase yields the protein MKLFTETQLFSLVENIFSKAGCSAEDAKTVAEMLVAAELRGISSHGVVRIKDYLGLWQKGRMNLSPNIKIVHEMPSTATVDGDNGLGVVVGNYAMNLAIEKANSFGSGFVAVRNSNHFGIAGLYTLMASKQDMIGLAFTNANALVAPTFGVERMLGTNPIAFSIPGKDEPTFTADLATTSVPRGKIELLEKEGKKAPLGLIQDAEGNETDDPSVLRRGGTIIPLGGQSSSKGFCLGAMVDILSAVLSGANFGPFVPPQVAYLEPKPGAPGKGLGHFFGAIRLDGFRPANEVKEYLDLWIRTFRNSKTVKGHDRVIIPGEIEIANTIKNKKDGINIKPQVWDELLEITNTLGIDISKFSD